The following are encoded in a window of Candidatus Binatia bacterium genomic DNA:
- the gshB gene encoding glutathione synthase — protein MHFLFIIDPLDTLNLSTDTSLLLIEEMARRGHEASVATLPDLYLSESGAGVRAQGIVVDLGRRPFYQLTAASDHRFADFDLVLMRKDPPVDLEYIVATLVLERALEQVPVVNDPVSLRLLNEKLLPMQFTAFSPPTLVSNQPERLRAFQATHGRIVLKPLDDCSGRGVELVDRGSRERMADYVAAHGGRHVMAQKFIPGVAAGDKRILLLEGEPIGAVNRVPQSPDHLANIHQGARVEATTLTAREREIIAAVRPLLLQRHIWLAGIDVIDGYLTEINVTSPSATRQINQVSHTHLEVAMVDSLERRASAGAES, from the coding sequence ATGCACTTCTTGTTCATCATTGACCCGCTCGACACGCTCAACCTGAGCACCGATACTTCGCTGCTGCTCATCGAGGAGATGGCGCGCCGCGGGCATGAGGCGTCGGTGGCCACGCTGCCCGATCTCTACCTCAGCGAGAGCGGCGCCGGTGTGCGGGCGCAGGGCATCGTCGTGGATCTCGGCCGCCGGCCGTTCTACCAACTCACCGCCGCCAGCGATCACCGGTTCGCGGACTTCGACCTCGTGCTCATGCGCAAGGACCCGCCGGTTGACCTCGAGTACATCGTTGCCACCTTGGTGCTCGAGCGTGCGCTGGAGCAGGTGCCGGTGGTGAACGACCCGGTGAGCCTGCGCCTGCTGAACGAGAAGCTCCTGCCCATGCAGTTTACGGCATTTTCGCCGCCGACGCTCGTGAGCAACCAGCCGGAGCGCCTGCGGGCGTTCCAGGCGACGCACGGCCGCATCGTCTTGAAACCGCTGGATGATTGCAGCGGCCGTGGCGTGGAGTTGGTCGACCGCGGAAGCCGTGAGCGTATGGCGGACTACGTGGCGGCACACGGCGGCCGGCACGTGATGGCGCAGAAGTTCATTCCCGGGGTCGCCGCTGGCGACAAGCGCATCTTGCTGCTCGAAGGCGAGCCGATCGGTGCCGTCAATCGCGTGCCCCAGAGTCCCGATCATCTGGCGAACATTCATCAGGGGGCGCGGGTGGAAGCCACCACGCTGACGGCGCGCGAGCGCGAGATCATCGCCGCCGTGCGCCCGCTCTTGCTGCAGCGACACATTTGGCTCGCTGGCATCGATGTTATCGATGGCTACCTCACGGAGATCAACGTGACCAGTCCATCAGCGACACGGCAGATCAATCAGGTGAGCCATACCCACCTCGAAGTGGCGATGGTCGACAGCCTCGAACGCCGGGCCAGCGCGGGCGCCGAGAGCTGA
- a CDS encoding steroid 3-ketoacyl-CoA thiolase, protein MAEAVIVEAVRTPIGKRNGWLAGLHAARLLAAAQVGVVKRAGIDPGIVGQVVGGCVTQAGEQSNDVTRTAWLSEGLPYHVAGTTVDCQCGSAQQANNFIAGLITMNSIDVGIACGVEAMSRVGLGASVVNGPGYFQPTEWPWDSPFTQFDAAERIAKNRGITRKDVDELALASQQKAARAWAEGRFDREVIAVDAPVVAGKDNTPTGERMTVKRDQGPRESTLEGLANLKPMAENGVHTAGNSSQISDGAAAVLWMSRERAKALGLKPRARIVAQVLVGSDPYYLLDGPVDATAKVLKQAGMTMKDLDLIEINEAFAAVVLSWARVHKPDMDKVNVNGGAIALGHPVGSTGSRLITTALHELERSNKTTALITMCCGGSLGTGTIIERI, encoded by the coding sequence ATGGCCGAAGCAGTAATCGTTGAAGCGGTACGTACCCCTATCGGGAAGCGAAACGGCTGGTTGGCCGGCTTGCACGCAGCCAGGTTGCTGGCGGCGGCGCAGGTCGGCGTCGTCAAGCGGGCTGGTATCGACCCGGGTATTGTGGGCCAAGTCGTTGGTGGTTGCGTCACTCAGGCTGGCGAACAGTCGAACGACGTCACGCGCACGGCGTGGCTGAGCGAGGGGCTGCCGTACCACGTTGCCGGTACCACCGTCGATTGTCAGTGCGGCTCGGCCCAGCAGGCGAACAACTTCATCGCCGGACTCATCACCATGAACTCCATCGACGTCGGCATCGCCTGCGGCGTCGAGGCGATGAGCCGCGTCGGGCTCGGTGCCAGCGTGGTCAACGGCCCCGGCTACTTTCAGCCTACCGAATGGCCGTGGGACTCGCCGTTTACCCAGTTCGACGCGGCCGAACGCATCGCTAAGAACCGCGGCATCACTCGCAAAGACGTCGACGAACTCGCCCTCGCCTCGCAGCAGAAGGCGGCGCGGGCGTGGGCCGAGGGCCGGTTCGATCGGGAGGTGATCGCCGTCGACGCTCCGGTCGTCGCCGGGAAAGACAACACCCCGACCGGGGAGCGCATGACGGTGAAGCGCGACCAAGGCCCGCGTGAATCCACCCTCGAGGGGCTGGCGAACCTCAAGCCCATGGCCGAAAACGGCGTGCATACGGCGGGCAACTCGTCACAGATTTCCGACGGCGCCGCCGCCGTGCTGTGGATGTCACGCGAGCGCGCCAAAGCACTGGGCCTCAAGCCCCGGGCTCGGATCGTGGCGCAGGTGCTGGTGGGTTCGGACCCCTACTACCTGCTCGACGGGCCGGTCGATGCGACGGCGAAGGTCCTCAAGCAGGCCGGCATGACGATGAAGGACCTCGATCTCATTGAAATCAACGAGGCCTTTGCCGCAGTGGTGCTGTCGTGGGCGCGGGTGCACAAGCCGGACATGGACAAGGTCAACGTGAATGGTGGCGCGATCGCTCTCGGTCATCCGGTGGGATCGACGGGCAGCCGTCTCATCACGACCGCGTTGCACGAGCTGGAACGGAGCAACAAGACCACCGCGCTGATTACGATGTGCTGCGGCGGATCGCTGGGGACGGGGACGATTATCGAACGCATCTGA
- a CDS encoding TetR family transcriptional regulator gives MTHDDAAVPSHETGSTRDLILDAAERRFAQHGFSGVAMREIAADVGLKNQASLYHHFRNKRALYEAVLARGLDPIVALLAESAKAGQTGTLERASVDASLDRLIDYLAEHPHLPRLIQRGFDDSRYLRNAIPKLLFPLSAEGLSLLAEAAGPWEPEDLRYLATGIYHLIFGYFANTALIEVALQTDASSPTAVARHRRFVKIAVAQLLGLGDDRKKASACA, from the coding sequence ATGACGCACGACGATGCTGCGGTTCCTTCTCACGAGACCGGGTCGACACGCGACCTCATCCTCGATGCCGCCGAGCGCCGTTTTGCACAGCACGGCTTCAGCGGCGTGGCGATGCGCGAGATCGCGGCCGACGTAGGCCTGAAGAATCAGGCCAGCCTCTACCACCACTTCCGTAACAAGCGCGCACTCTACGAGGCGGTTCTGGCCCGGGGTCTCGACCCCATCGTGGCGCTGTTGGCCGAGAGCGCCAAGGCGGGTCAGACAGGAACCCTGGAGCGCGCATCCGTGGACGCCAGCCTCGATCGCTTGATCGACTACCTCGCTGAGCATCCGCACCTGCCGCGGCTTATCCAGCGCGGATTCGATGACAGCCGCTACCTGCGCAACGCCATTCCCAAGCTGCTGTTCCCGCTGTCCGCCGAGGGCCTGAGCTTGCTGGCGGAGGCCGCTGGGCCGTGGGAGCCGGAGGACCTGCGCTACCTCGCCACCGGGATCTATCACCTGATTTTCGGCTATTTCGCCAACACGGCGCTGATCGAGGTGGCCCTGCAGACTGATGCGTCCAGCCCAACGGCCGTGGCGCGGCATCGCCGCTTCGTCAAGATTGCGGTTGCCCAACTGCTCGGTCTCGGGGATGACAGGAAGAAAGCATCGGCGTGCGCATGA
- a CDS encoding lipid-transfer protein, whose translation MRTIKDQAAIVGIGATDFSKNSGRSDLRLAAESVKAALDDCGLKPSDVDGMTTFSLDFTDEIELARTVGIGNLKLFSRVPHGGGAATSLMHQAAMAIATGICDVVVCYRALNGRSGQRYSEGVAGGVATSDLIHWGWYMPYGLFTPASWVAMFTQRYMHQYGLSSEDLGRIAVSTRTYAVNNPHAFFHGKPLTLEEHQKSRWIVEPLHLFDCCQETDGGCAVVITTPERARDCKQPAAIIRGVSQGIAPDQEVMTSFYRPDIASLPEMDLVAKQVYAQSGLGPKDIDAAVIYDAFTPIVLWQLESFGFCQVGESKDFVRAGNLDIGGRLPSNTHGGQLSEAYIHGVNGVNEGVRLIRGASVNQPKKKVDHVLVTSGVGVPTSAMILGKA comes from the coding sequence ATGCGGACGATCAAGGATCAAGCGGCCATCGTTGGCATTGGCGCCACCGATTTTTCGAAGAACTCGGGCCGGTCGGATCTGCGGCTGGCGGCCGAATCGGTCAAGGCCGCGCTCGACGACTGCGGCCTCAAGCCCAGCGATGTCGACGGCATGACCACGTTCTCGCTCGACTTCACTGACGAGATTGAACTGGCGCGCACGGTGGGCATCGGGAACCTCAAGCTGTTTAGCCGGGTTCCGCACGGCGGCGGCGCGGCGACGTCGTTGATGCATCAGGCCGCGATGGCGATCGCCACCGGCATCTGTGACGTGGTGGTGTGCTACCGGGCGCTCAACGGGCGGTCGGGCCAGCGCTACAGCGAAGGTGTTGCCGGCGGGGTGGCGACGTCAGACCTGATTCACTGGGGCTGGTACATGCCGTATGGCCTGTTCACCCCGGCGAGCTGGGTTGCCATGTTCACCCAGCGCTACATGCACCAGTACGGCTTGAGCAGCGAGGACCTCGGGCGCATCGCCGTCTCGACGCGCACGTACGCGGTGAACAACCCCCATGCGTTCTTTCACGGCAAGCCGCTGACGTTGGAAGAGCATCAGAAGTCGCGCTGGATCGTCGAGCCGCTGCACCTGTTCGACTGCTGCCAGGAGACCGACGGTGGCTGCGCCGTGGTGATCACCACGCCCGAACGCGCCCGCGACTGCAAGCAGCCGGCGGCGATCATCCGCGGTGTATCGCAGGGCATCGCGCCGGACCAGGAAGTGATGACGAGTTTCTATCGGCCGGACATTGCCAGCCTGCCGGAAATGGATCTGGTCGCCAAGCAGGTCTATGCGCAGTCCGGACTCGGGCCGAAGGACATCGATGCCGCTGTCATCTACGACGCCTTCACGCCCATCGTGCTCTGGCAGCTGGAGTCGTTTGGCTTCTGCCAGGTCGGTGAGTCGAAAGATTTCGTCCGCGCCGGCAACCTCGACATCGGCGGCCGGCTCCCGAGCAACACCCACGGCGGACAGTTGAGCGAGGCGTACATTCACGGGGTGAACGGCGTGAACGAAGGCGTGCGCTTGATTCGGGGTGCGTCGGTGAATCAGCCGAAAAAGAAAGTCGATCACGTCCTGGTGACCTCAGGGGTCGGCGTGCCGACGAGCGCGATGATTTTGGGAAAGGCATAG